In the Sarcophilus harrisii chromosome 3, mSarHar1.11, whole genome shotgun sequence genome, one interval contains:
- the SRRM1 gene encoding serine/arginine repetitive matrix protein 1 isoform X17 — MMQCVLENPDSKMMQINLTGFLNGKNAREFMGELWPLLLSAQENIAGIPSAFLELKKEEIKQRQIEQEKLASMKKQDEDKDKRDKEEKESSREKRERSRSPRRRKSRSPSPRRRASPVRRERKRSHSRSPRHRTKSRSPSPAPEKKEEIPELPEPSVKAKEPSIQEATSTSDILKAPKPEPIPEPKEPSPEKNSKKEKEKEKTRPRSRSRSKSRSRTRSRSPSHTRPRRRHRTRSRSYSPRRRPSPRRRPSPRRRTPPRRMPPPPRHRRSRSPVRRRRRSSASLSGSSSSSSSSRSRSPPKKPPKRISSPPRKTRRLSPSSSPPRRRHRPSPPASPPPKTRRSPTPQQSNRTRKSRGSVSPGRTSGKATKHKGTEKRESPSPAPKPRKVELSESEEDKGGKMAAADSVQQRRQYRRQNQQSSSDSGSSSSSEDERPKRSNVKNGEVGRRRRHSASRSASPSPRKRQKESSPRMQMGKRWQSPMIKSSRRRRSPSPPPARRRRSPSPAPPPRRRRSPTPPPPPPRRRTPSPPPRRRSPSPRRYSPPIQRRYSPSPPPKRRTASPPPPPKRRASPSPPPKRRVSHSPPPKPRSSPVTKRRSPSLSSKHRKGSPPSRSTRETRSPLPNKRHSPSPRPRVPHTSASPTPLRRGASSSPQRRQSPSPSTRPIRRVSRTPEPRKAKKAASPSPQSVRRVSSSRSASRSPEPAAKKHQAPPSPTQSQSPSTNWSPAAPVKKAKSPTPSPSPARNSDQEGGGKKKKKKKDKKHKKDKKHKKHKKHKKEKAAAAAAAAAAVASTTTSAQEEPEAETEPKKETESEAEDNLDDLEKHLREKALRSMRKAQVSPQS; from the exons AATCCAGATTCCAAAATGATGCAGATTAACCTGACTGGATTCTTGAATGGGAAAAATGCTAGAGAATTTATGGGAGAGCTGTGGCCCTTGTTGTTGAGCGCACAGGAAAACATTGCTGGGATCCCTTCTGCTTTCTTGgaactgaaaaaggaagaaataaaacaaagacag ATTGAACAAGAAAAACTTGCATCTATGAAGAAACAAGATGAAGACAAAGATAAGAgggacaaagaagaaaaggagagcagCAGAGAAAAAAGGGAACGATCTAGAAGCCCCAGAAG ACGCAAGTCCAGATCTCCTTCCCCCAGAAGACGAGCCTCCCCTGTCCGACGAGAGAGAAAGCGAAGTCATTCTCGATCTCCTCGTCATAGAACCAAGAGCCGAAGCCCTTCCCCTGctccagaaaagaaagaagaaatcccAGAACTTCCAGAACCTTCAGTGAAAGCCAAGGAACCTTCAATACAAGAGGCAACCTCTACAAG TGACATTCTGAAAGCTCCCAAACCTGAACCTATACCAGAACCGAAGGAACCttcaccagaaaaaaattcaaaaaaggaaaaagaaaaggagaaaacccGCCCAAGGTCTCGATCACGATCCAAATCGAGATCACGAACACGTTCCCGATCCCCTTCTCATACTCGACCTAGACGACGTCATAGAACACGATCGAG GTCATATTCACCTAGAAGACGTCCAAGTCCAAGAAGGCGGCCATCTCCTCGACGAAGAACCCCACCAAGACGAATGCCTCCTCCACCAAGGCATAGAAGAAGTCGATCTCCTGTGAGACG AAGGCGGCGCTCATCAGCATCTCTCTCTGGCAGCAGCTCGTCATCATCATCTTCCCGTTCCCGGTCACCTCCAAAGAAGCCACCCAAAAGAATCTCCAGCCCCCCTAGAAAAACTCGTAGGCTTTCTCCATCTTCAAGTCCTCCACGGCGAAGACATCGGCCATCTCCTCCAGCAAGCCCACCGCCAAAAACCCGTCGGTCACCAACGCCCCAGCAGTCAAATCGTACAAGGAAAAGTCGTGGCTCTGTTTCTCCAGGGAGAACCTCAGGTAAAG CAACAAAACATAAAGGTACCGAGAAAAGAGAGTCACCTTCACCAGCACCAAAACCTCGGAAAGTAGAGTTATCCGAATCGG AAGAAGACAAAGGTGGCAAAATGGCAGCAGCAGATTCCGTGCAACAGAGGCGACAGTACCGGAGACAGAACCAGCAGTCTTCTTCTG ACTctggctcctcctcctcctcagaaGACGAACGACCGAAGAGATCAAACGTGAAAAATGGAGAAGTGGGAAGACGTCGACGACATTCGGCCTCTCGGAGTGCATCCCCATCACCACGGAAACGCCAGAAAGAGTCCTCTCCTCg GATGCAGATGGGAAAGAGATGGCAATCGCCAATGATTAAAAG taGTAGGCGGAGAAGAAGTCCATCACCTCCACCGGCTAGACGACGGCGTTCCCCTTCTCCGGCCCCTCCACCCCGGCGGCGGCGATCTCCCACACCACCACCTCCACCACCACGGCGCAG gactccttctcctcccccacgTCGACGCTCACCTTCTCCAAGAAGATACTCTCCTCCAATACAGAGAAGATACTCTCCTTCCCCGCCTCCTAAGAGAAGAACGGCTTCCCCACCACCACCTCCCAAGCGAAGGGCATCACCTTCGCCTCCCCCAAAGCGACGGGTCTCCCATTCTCCACCTCCGAAGCCAAGAAGTTCCCCTGTTACAAAGAGACGTTCCCCTTCCTTATCTTCTAAGCATAGGAAAGGGTCCCCCCCTAGCCGATCCACCCGAGAAACCCGGTCTCCTCTACCAAACAAACGGCATTCACCTTCACCACGGCCTCGAGTTCCTCATACCTCTGCAAGTCCTACCCCACTCCGAAGAGGAGCTTCATCTTCACCCCAAAGAAGGCAGTCCCCATCACCAAGCACTAGGCCTATCAGGAGAGTCTCCAGAACCCCAGAGcccagaaaagcaaaaaa gGCTGCCTCACCAAGTCCCCAGTCTGTAAGAAGGGTCTCATCCTCCAGATCTGCCTCCAGATCTCCTGAGCCAGCAGCTAAGAAACACCAAGCACCTCCATCCCCCACCCAGTCTCAATCCCCATCCACGAATTGGTCGCCAGCAGCACCTGTCAAGAAGGCTAAAAGCCCCACACCAAGCCCATCCCCTGCCAGG AATTCAGACCAGGAGGGtggtgggaagaaaaagaagaaaaagaaggacaaGAAACACAAAAAGGACAAGAAgcacaaaaaacacaaaaaacataaGAAGGAGAAGGCTGCAGCggctgccgctgctgctgctgccgtaGCATCCACCACCACATCAGCCCAGGAAGAGCCTGAAGCAGAGACAGAGCCCAAAAAG GAGACTGAGAGCGAAGCTGAAGACAACCTGGATGATCTAGAGAAACACCTTCGGGAAAAGGCGCTGAGGTCGATGAGAAAGGCGCAAGTGTCCCCACAGTCCTAG
- the SRRM1 gene encoding serine/arginine repetitive matrix protein 1 isoform X8, whose translation MDAGFFRGTSAEQDNRFSNKQKKLLKQLKFAECLEKKVDMGKVNLEVIKPWITKRVTEILGFEDDVVIEFIFNQLEVKNPDSKMMQINLTGFLNGKNAREFMGELWPLLLSAQENIAGIPSAFLELKKEEIKQRQIEQEKLASMKKQDEDKDKRDKEEKESSREKRERSRSPRRRKSRSPSPRRRASPVRRERKRSHSRSPRHRTKSRSPSPAPEKKEEIPELPEPSVKAKEPSIQEATSTSDILKAPKPEPIPEPKEPSPEKNSKKEKEKEKTRPRSRSRSKSRSRTRSRSPSHTRPRRRHRTRSRSYSPRRRPSPRRRPSPRRRTPPRRMPPPPRHRRSRSPVRRRRRSSASLSGSSSSSSSSRSRSPPKKPPKRISSPPRKTRRLSPSSSPPRRRHRPSPPASPPPKTRRSPTPQQSNRTRKSRGSVSPGRTSGKATKHKGTEKRESPSPAPKPRKVELSESEEDKGGKMAAADSVQQRRQYRRQNQQSSSEDERPKRSNVKNGEVGRRRRHSASRSASPSPRKRQKESSPRMQMGKRWQSPMIKSSRRRRSPSPPPARRRRSPSPAPPPRRRRSPTPPPPPPRRRTPSPPPRRRSPSPRRYSPPIQRRYSPSPPPKRRTASPPPPPKRRASPSPPPKRRVSHSPPPKPRSSPVTKRRSPSLSSKHRKGSPPSRSTRETRSPLPNKRHSPSPRPRVPHTSASPTPLRRGASSSPQRRQSPSPSTRPIRRVSRTPEPRKAKKAASPSPQSVRRVSSSRSASRSPEPAAKKHQAPPSPTQSQSPSTNWSPAAPVKKAKSPTPSPSPARNSDQEGGGKKKKKKKDKKHKKDKKHKKHKKHKKEKAAAAAAAAAAVASTTTSAQEEPEAETEPKKETESEAEDNLDDLEKHLREKALRSMRKAQVSPQS comes from the exons AATCCAGATTCCAAAATGATGCAGATTAACCTGACTGGATTCTTGAATGGGAAAAATGCTAGAGAATTTATGGGAGAGCTGTGGCCCTTGTTGTTGAGCGCACAGGAAAACATTGCTGGGATCCCTTCTGCTTTCTTGgaactgaaaaaggaagaaataaaacaaagacag ATTGAACAAGAAAAACTTGCATCTATGAAGAAACAAGATGAAGACAAAGATAAGAgggacaaagaagaaaaggagagcagCAGAGAAAAAAGGGAACGATCTAGAAGCCCCAGAAG ACGCAAGTCCAGATCTCCTTCCCCCAGAAGACGAGCCTCCCCTGTCCGACGAGAGAGAAAGCGAAGTCATTCTCGATCTCCTCGTCATAGAACCAAGAGCCGAAGCCCTTCCCCTGctccagaaaagaaagaagaaatcccAGAACTTCCAGAACCTTCAGTGAAAGCCAAGGAACCTTCAATACAAGAGGCAACCTCTACAAG TGACATTCTGAAAGCTCCCAAACCTGAACCTATACCAGAACCGAAGGAACCttcaccagaaaaaaattcaaaaaaggaaaaagaaaaggagaaaacccGCCCAAGGTCTCGATCACGATCCAAATCGAGATCACGAACACGTTCCCGATCCCCTTCTCATACTCGACCTAGACGACGTCATAGAACACGATCGAG GTCATATTCACCTAGAAGACGTCCAAGTCCAAGAAGGCGGCCATCTCCTCGACGAAGAACCCCACCAAGACGAATGCCTCCTCCACCAAGGCATAGAAGAAGTCGATCTCCTGTGAGACG AAGGCGGCGCTCATCAGCATCTCTCTCTGGCAGCAGCTCGTCATCATCATCTTCCCGTTCCCGGTCACCTCCAAAGAAGCCACCCAAAAGAATCTCCAGCCCCCCTAGAAAAACTCGTAGGCTTTCTCCATCTTCAAGTCCTCCACGGCGAAGACATCGGCCATCTCCTCCAGCAAGCCCACCGCCAAAAACCCGTCGGTCACCAACGCCCCAGCAGTCAAATCGTACAAGGAAAAGTCGTGGCTCTGTTTCTCCAGGGAGAACCTCAGGTAAAG CAACAAAACATAAAGGTACCGAGAAAAGAGAGTCACCTTCACCAGCACCAAAACCTCGGAAAGTAGAGTTATCCGAATCGG AAGAAGACAAAGGTGGCAAAATGGCAGCAGCAGATTCCGTGCAACAGAGGCGACAGTACCGGAGACAGAACCAGCAGTCTTCTTCTG aaGACGAACGACCGAAGAGATCAAACGTGAAAAATGGAGAAGTGGGAAGACGTCGACGACATTCGGCCTCTCGGAGTGCATCCCCATCACCACGGAAACGCCAGAAAGAGTCCTCTCCTCg GATGCAGATGGGAAAGAGATGGCAATCGCCAATGATTAAAAG taGTAGGCGGAGAAGAAGTCCATCACCTCCACCGGCTAGACGACGGCGTTCCCCTTCTCCGGCCCCTCCACCCCGGCGGCGGCGATCTCCCACACCACCACCTCCACCACCACGGCGCAG gactccttctcctcccccacgTCGACGCTCACCTTCTCCAAGAAGATACTCTCCTCCAATACAGAGAAGATACTCTCCTTCCCCGCCTCCTAAGAGAAGAACGGCTTCCCCACCACCACCTCCCAAGCGAAGGGCATCACCTTCGCCTCCCCCAAAGCGACGGGTCTCCCATTCTCCACCTCCGAAGCCAAGAAGTTCCCCTGTTACAAAGAGACGTTCCCCTTCCTTATCTTCTAAGCATAGGAAAGGGTCCCCCCCTAGCCGATCCACCCGAGAAACCCGGTCTCCTCTACCAAACAAACGGCATTCACCTTCACCACGGCCTCGAGTTCCTCATACCTCTGCAAGTCCTACCCCACTCCGAAGAGGAGCTTCATCTTCACCCCAAAGAAGGCAGTCCCCATCACCAAGCACTAGGCCTATCAGGAGAGTCTCCAGAACCCCAGAGcccagaaaagcaaaaaa gGCTGCCTCACCAAGTCCCCAGTCTGTAAGAAGGGTCTCATCCTCCAGATCTGCCTCCAGATCTCCTGAGCCAGCAGCTAAGAAACACCAAGCACCTCCATCCCCCACCCAGTCTCAATCCCCATCCACGAATTGGTCGCCAGCAGCACCTGTCAAGAAGGCTAAAAGCCCCACACCAAGCCCATCCCCTGCCAGG AATTCAGACCAGGAGGGtggtgggaagaaaaagaagaaaaagaaggacaaGAAACACAAAAAGGACAAGAAgcacaaaaaacacaaaaaacataaGAAGGAGAAGGCTGCAGCggctgccgctgctgctgctgccgtaGCATCCACCACCACATCAGCCCAGGAAGAGCCTGAAGCAGAGACAGAGCCCAAAAAG GAGACTGAGAGCGAAGCTGAAGACAACCTGGATGATCTAGAGAAACACCTTCGGGAAAAGGCGCTGAGGTCGATGAGAAAGGCGCAAGTGTCCCCACAGTCCTAG
- the SRRM1 gene encoding serine/arginine repetitive matrix protein 1 isoform X14, which produces MDAGFFRGTSAEQDNRFSNKQKKLLKQLKFAECLEKKVDMGKVNLEVIKPWITKRVTEILGFEDDVVIEFIFNQLEVKNPDSKMMQINLTGFLNGKNAREFMGELWPLLLSAQENIAGIPSAFLELKKEEIKQRQIEQEKLASMKKQDEDKDKRDKEEKESSREKRERSRSPRRRKSRSPSPRRRASPVRRERKRSHSRSPRHRTKSRSPSPAPEKKEEIPELPEPSVKAKEPSIQEATSTSDILKAPKPEPIPEPKEPSPEKNSKKEKEKEKTRPRSRSRSKSRSRTRSRSPSHTRPRRRHRTRSRSYSPRRRPSPRRRPSPRRRTPPRRMPPPPRHRRSRSPVRRRRRSSASLSGSSSSSSSSRSRSPPKKPPKRISSPPRKTRRLSPSSSPPRRRHRPSPPASPPPKTRRSPTPQQSNRTRKSRGSVSPGRTSATKHKGTEKRESPSPAPKPRKVELSESEEDKGGKMAAADSVQQRRQYRRQNQQSSSDSGSSSSSEDERPKRSNVKNGEVGRRRRHSASRSASPSPRKRQKESSPRSRRRRSPSPPPARRRRSPSPAPPPRRRRSPTPPPPPPRRRTPSPPPRRRSPSPRRYSPPIQRRYSPSPPPKRRTASPPPPPKRRASPSPPPKRRVSHSPPPKPRSSPVTKRRSPSLSSKHRKGSPPSRSTRETRSPLPNKRHSPSPRPRVPHTSASPTPLRRGASSSPQRRQSPSPSTRPIRRVSRTPEPRKAKKAASPSPQSVRRVSSSRSASRSPEPAAKKHQAPPSPTQSQSPSTNWSPAAPVKKAKSPTPSPSPARNSDQEGGGKKKKKKKDKKHKKDKKHKKHKKHKKEKAAAAAAAAAAVASTTTSAQEEPEAETEPKKETESEAEDNLDDLEKHLREKALRSMRKAQVSPQS; this is translated from the exons AATCCAGATTCCAAAATGATGCAGATTAACCTGACTGGATTCTTGAATGGGAAAAATGCTAGAGAATTTATGGGAGAGCTGTGGCCCTTGTTGTTGAGCGCACAGGAAAACATTGCTGGGATCCCTTCTGCTTTCTTGgaactgaaaaaggaagaaataaaacaaagacag ATTGAACAAGAAAAACTTGCATCTATGAAGAAACAAGATGAAGACAAAGATAAGAgggacaaagaagaaaaggagagcagCAGAGAAAAAAGGGAACGATCTAGAAGCCCCAGAAG ACGCAAGTCCAGATCTCCTTCCCCCAGAAGACGAGCCTCCCCTGTCCGACGAGAGAGAAAGCGAAGTCATTCTCGATCTCCTCGTCATAGAACCAAGAGCCGAAGCCCTTCCCCTGctccagaaaagaaagaagaaatcccAGAACTTCCAGAACCTTCAGTGAAAGCCAAGGAACCTTCAATACAAGAGGCAACCTCTACAAG TGACATTCTGAAAGCTCCCAAACCTGAACCTATACCAGAACCGAAGGAACCttcaccagaaaaaaattcaaaaaaggaaaaagaaaaggagaaaacccGCCCAAGGTCTCGATCACGATCCAAATCGAGATCACGAACACGTTCCCGATCCCCTTCTCATACTCGACCTAGACGACGTCATAGAACACGATCGAG GTCATATTCACCTAGAAGACGTCCAAGTCCAAGAAGGCGGCCATCTCCTCGACGAAGAACCCCACCAAGACGAATGCCTCCTCCACCAAGGCATAGAAGAAGTCGATCTCCTGTGAGACG AAGGCGGCGCTCATCAGCATCTCTCTCTGGCAGCAGCTCGTCATCATCATCTTCCCGTTCCCGGTCACCTCCAAAGAAGCCACCCAAAAGAATCTCCAGCCCCCCTAGAAAAACTCGTAGGCTTTCTCCATCTTCAAGTCCTCCACGGCGAAGACATCGGCCATCTCCTCCAGCAAGCCCACCGCCAAAAACCCGTCGGTCACCAACGCCCCAGCAGTCAAATCGTACAAGGAAAAGTCGTGGCTCTGTTTCTCCAGGGAGAACCTCAG CAACAAAACATAAAGGTACCGAGAAAAGAGAGTCACCTTCACCAGCACCAAAACCTCGGAAAGTAGAGTTATCCGAATCGG AAGAAGACAAAGGTGGCAAAATGGCAGCAGCAGATTCCGTGCAACAGAGGCGACAGTACCGGAGACAGAACCAGCAGTCTTCTTCTG ACTctggctcctcctcctcctcagaaGACGAACGACCGAAGAGATCAAACGTGAAAAATGGAGAAGTGGGAAGACGTCGACGACATTCGGCCTCTCGGAGTGCATCCCCATCACCACGGAAACGCCAGAAAGAGTCCTCTCCTCg taGTAGGCGGAGAAGAAGTCCATCACCTCCACCGGCTAGACGACGGCGTTCCCCTTCTCCGGCCCCTCCACCCCGGCGGCGGCGATCTCCCACACCACCACCTCCACCACCACGGCGCAG gactccttctcctcccccacgTCGACGCTCACCTTCTCCAAGAAGATACTCTCCTCCAATACAGAGAAGATACTCTCCTTCCCCGCCTCCTAAGAGAAGAACGGCTTCCCCACCACCACCTCCCAAGCGAAGGGCATCACCTTCGCCTCCCCCAAAGCGACGGGTCTCCCATTCTCCACCTCCGAAGCCAAGAAGTTCCCCTGTTACAAAGAGACGTTCCCCTTCCTTATCTTCTAAGCATAGGAAAGGGTCCCCCCCTAGCCGATCCACCCGAGAAACCCGGTCTCCTCTACCAAACAAACGGCATTCACCTTCACCACGGCCTCGAGTTCCTCATACCTCTGCAAGTCCTACCCCACTCCGAAGAGGAGCTTCATCTTCACCCCAAAGAAGGCAGTCCCCATCACCAAGCACTAGGCCTATCAGGAGAGTCTCCAGAACCCCAGAGcccagaaaagcaaaaaa gGCTGCCTCACCAAGTCCCCAGTCTGTAAGAAGGGTCTCATCCTCCAGATCTGCCTCCAGATCTCCTGAGCCAGCAGCTAAGAAACACCAAGCACCTCCATCCCCCACCCAGTCTCAATCCCCATCCACGAATTGGTCGCCAGCAGCACCTGTCAAGAAGGCTAAAAGCCCCACACCAAGCCCATCCCCTGCCAGG AATTCAGACCAGGAGGGtggtgggaagaaaaagaagaaaaagaaggacaaGAAACACAAAAAGGACAAGAAgcacaaaaaacacaaaaaacataaGAAGGAGAAGGCTGCAGCggctgccgctgctgctgctgccgtaGCATCCACCACCACATCAGCCCAGGAAGAGCCTGAAGCAGAGACAGAGCCCAAAAAG GAGACTGAGAGCGAAGCTGAAGACAACCTGGATGATCTAGAGAAACACCTTCGGGAAAAGGCGCTGAGGTCGATGAGAAAGGCGCAAGTGTCCCCACAGTCCTAG
- the SRRM1 gene encoding serine/arginine repetitive matrix protein 1 isoform X9 has translation MDAGFFRGTSAEQDNRFSNKQKKLLKQLKFAECLEKKVDMGKVNLEVIKPWITKRVTEILGFEDDVVIEFIFNQLEVKNPDSKMMQINLTGFLNGKNAREFMGELWPLLLSAQENIAGIPSAFLELKKEEIKQRQIEQEKLASMKKQDEDKDKRDKEEKESSREKRERSRSPRRRKSRSPSPRRRASPVRRERKRSHSRSPRHRTKSRSPSPAPEKKEEIPELPEPSVKAKEPSIQEATSTSDILKAPKPEPIPEPKEPSPEKNSKKEKEKEKTRPRSRSRSKSRSRTRSRSPSHTRPRRRHRTRSRSYSPRRRPSPRRRPSPRRRTPPRRMPPPPRHRRSRSPVRRRRRSSASLSGSSSSSSSSRSRSPPKKPPKRISSPPRKTRRLSPSSSPPRRRHRPSPPASPPPKTRRSPTPQQSNRTRKSRGSVSPGRTSGKATKHKGTEKRESPSPAPKPRKVELSESEDKGGKMAAADSVQQRRQYRRQNQQSSSEDERPKRSNVKNGEVGRRRRHSASRSASPSPRKRQKESSPRMQMGKRWQSPMIKSSRRRRSPSPPPARRRRSPSPAPPPRRRRSPTPPPPPPRRRTPSPPPRRRSPSPRRYSPPIQRRYSPSPPPKRRTASPPPPPKRRASPSPPPKRRVSHSPPPKPRSSPVTKRRSPSLSSKHRKGSPPSRSTRETRSPLPNKRHSPSPRPRVPHTSASPTPLRRGASSSPQRRQSPSPSTRPIRRVSRTPEPRKAKKAASPSPQSVRRVSSSRSASRSPEPAAKKHQAPPSPTQSQSPSTNWSPAAPVKKAKSPTPSPSPARNSDQEGGGKKKKKKKDKKHKKDKKHKKHKKHKKEKAAAAAAAAAAVASTTTSAQEEPEAETEPKKETESEAEDNLDDLEKHLREKALRSMRKAQVSPQS, from the exons AATCCAGATTCCAAAATGATGCAGATTAACCTGACTGGATTCTTGAATGGGAAAAATGCTAGAGAATTTATGGGAGAGCTGTGGCCCTTGTTGTTGAGCGCACAGGAAAACATTGCTGGGATCCCTTCTGCTTTCTTGgaactgaaaaaggaagaaataaaacaaagacag ATTGAACAAGAAAAACTTGCATCTATGAAGAAACAAGATGAAGACAAAGATAAGAgggacaaagaagaaaaggagagcagCAGAGAAAAAAGGGAACGATCTAGAAGCCCCAGAAG ACGCAAGTCCAGATCTCCTTCCCCCAGAAGACGAGCCTCCCCTGTCCGACGAGAGAGAAAGCGAAGTCATTCTCGATCTCCTCGTCATAGAACCAAGAGCCGAAGCCCTTCCCCTGctccagaaaagaaagaagaaatcccAGAACTTCCAGAACCTTCAGTGAAAGCCAAGGAACCTTCAATACAAGAGGCAACCTCTACAAG TGACATTCTGAAAGCTCCCAAACCTGAACCTATACCAGAACCGAAGGAACCttcaccagaaaaaaattcaaaaaaggaaaaagaaaaggagaaaacccGCCCAAGGTCTCGATCACGATCCAAATCGAGATCACGAACACGTTCCCGATCCCCTTCTCATACTCGACCTAGACGACGTCATAGAACACGATCGAG GTCATATTCACCTAGAAGACGTCCAAGTCCAAGAAGGCGGCCATCTCCTCGACGAAGAACCCCACCAAGACGAATGCCTCCTCCACCAAGGCATAGAAGAAGTCGATCTCCTGTGAGACG AAGGCGGCGCTCATCAGCATCTCTCTCTGGCAGCAGCTCGTCATCATCATCTTCCCGTTCCCGGTCACCTCCAAAGAAGCCACCCAAAAGAATCTCCAGCCCCCCTAGAAAAACTCGTAGGCTTTCTCCATCTTCAAGTCCTCCACGGCGAAGACATCGGCCATCTCCTCCAGCAAGCCCACCGCCAAAAACCCGTCGGTCACCAACGCCCCAGCAGTCAAATCGTACAAGGAAAAGTCGTGGCTCTGTTTCTCCAGGGAGAACCTCAGGTAAAG CAACAAAACATAAAGGTACCGAGAAAAGAGAGTCACCTTCACCAGCACCAAAACCTCGGAAAGTAGAGTTATCCGAATCGG AAGACAAAGGTGGCAAAATGGCAGCAGCAGATTCCGTGCAACAGAGGCGACAGTACCGGAGACAGAACCAGCAGTCTTCTTCTG aaGACGAACGACCGAAGAGATCAAACGTGAAAAATGGAGAAGTGGGAAGACGTCGACGACATTCGGCCTCTCGGAGTGCATCCCCATCACCACGGAAACGCCAGAAAGAGTCCTCTCCTCg GATGCAGATGGGAAAGAGATGGCAATCGCCAATGATTAAAAG taGTAGGCGGAGAAGAAGTCCATCACCTCCACCGGCTAGACGACGGCGTTCCCCTTCTCCGGCCCCTCCACCCCGGCGGCGGCGATCTCCCACACCACCACCTCCACCACCACGGCGCAG gactccttctcctcccccacgTCGACGCTCACCTTCTCCAAGAAGATACTCTCCTCCAATACAGAGAAGATACTCTCCTTCCCCGCCTCCTAAGAGAAGAACGGCTTCCCCACCACCACCTCCCAAGCGAAGGGCATCACCTTCGCCTCCCCCAAAGCGACGGGTCTCCCATTCTCCACCTCCGAAGCCAAGAAGTTCCCCTGTTACAAAGAGACGTTCCCCTTCCTTATCTTCTAAGCATAGGAAAGGGTCCCCCCCTAGCCGATCCACCCGAGAAACCCGGTCTCCTCTACCAAACAAACGGCATTCACCTTCACCACGGCCTCGAGTTCCTCATACCTCTGCAAGTCCTACCCCACTCCGAAGAGGAGCTTCATCTTCACCCCAAAGAAGGCAGTCCCCATCACCAAGCACTAGGCCTATCAGGAGAGTCTCCAGAACCCCAGAGcccagaaaagcaaaaaa gGCTGCCTCACCAAGTCCCCAGTCTGTAAGAAGGGTCTCATCCTCCAGATCTGCCTCCAGATCTCCTGAGCCAGCAGCTAAGAAACACCAAGCACCTCCATCCCCCACCCAGTCTCAATCCCCATCCACGAATTGGTCGCCAGCAGCACCTGTCAAGAAGGCTAAAAGCCCCACACCAAGCCCATCCCCTGCCAGG AATTCAGACCAGGAGGGtggtgggaagaaaaagaagaaaaagaaggacaaGAAACACAAAAAGGACAAGAAgcacaaaaaacacaaaaaacataaGAAGGAGAAGGCTGCAGCggctgccgctgctgctgctgccgtaGCATCCACCACCACATCAGCCCAGGAAGAGCCTGAAGCAGAGACAGAGCCCAAAAAG GAGACTGAGAGCGAAGCTGAAGACAACCTGGATGATCTAGAGAAACACCTTCGGGAAAAGGCGCTGAGGTCGATGAGAAAGGCGCAAGTGTCCCCACAGTCCTAG